The Pectobacterium wasabiae CFBP 3304 DNA segment GCAGATGACGTCATGCCGTCACGCCTGCAAACTTATTTATCCACCAGATTGACGGTAATGCGCTGATTTTCGTCCATCATGGAGGCTTTCGCGCGAATTTTGGCTTCTAACTGATCGATCATTTGTTCGTTATCGAAGCGTTCTCTCTGCCGCACGCCGTCTTCATAGAAGCCGCTCTTATTGTGCCCACCCGTTACGCCAATGGTAGAAACCAGCGCTTCACCGGGGCCATTCACCACGCAACCGATAATTGAGACATCCATTGGCGTGATGAGATCTTCTAGCCGTTGTTCCAACGCGTTCACTGTACCGATCACGTCAAATTCTTGGCGAGAGCAGGTCGGGCAAGCAATGAAGTTGATTCCGCGAGCACGAATGCGTAGTGACTTCAGGATATCGAAGCCGACTTTCACTTCTTCAACCGGATCGGCTGCCAGCGAGATACGCAGCGTATCGCCAATACCTTCAGACAGCAGCAGACCTAAGCCGATAGCCGATTTCACCGCACCGCTACGTGCACCACCCGCTTCAGTGATACCAAGGTGCAGCGGCTGATCAATGCGCGCTGCCAGCAGACGATAGGATTGCACCGCTAGAAAAACATCCGAAGCTTTGACGCTGACTTTAAACTGATCGAAATTCAGGCGGTCAAGAATATCGACATGACGCATCGCCGATTCCAGCAATGCTTCCGGCGTTGGTTCACCGTATTTTTCCTGTATATCTTTTTCCAGCGAACCGCCGTTAACACCAATGCGGATCGGGATATTGTAGTAACGTGCACAGTCGACAACCGAGCGAATGCGCTCTTCGTTACCAATATTACCGGGGTTGATACGCAGACAGTCGACGCCGTATTCTGCGACTTTCAGCGCGATGCGGTAGTCAAAATGGATGTCGGCAACAAGCGGGACATTCACCTGCTGTTTGATAAGCTTAAAGGCTTCCGCCGCATCCATGGTTGGTACGGAGACGCGGACAATATCGACACCAACACGCTCTAGCGCTTTAATTTGATTGACGGTAGCTTCAACGTCGGTGGTTCGAGTGTTGGTCATGGATTGCACCGCAATCGGCGCGCCATCACCAACAGGCACCTTGCCGACGTAAATCCGTGTTGATTTTCGACGGGTTATGGGTGCAGCGTTATGCATTACTTCATCTCCAACATTGCAGTCTTAACTTGAACAACACGTTATTCGGCCGTCAGCGTCAGGCGTGCAACCTGGCTGCTGCGCACAAATTGGCTTAAATCGACCGACTTACCTTGAAATTGGATCTGTAGCGCCGCTGGCGCGCCAATTTTAAGTTTATAAGGTGACTGACCATCCAGATTCAGCGTGCCGCCATTACGCTGCATGCCACTAAACAGTTTCTTACCGCTAGCATCCGTGACTTCCAACCAGCAGTCAGCCGTAAAGGTCATTACCAATGCATGAGTTGCAGATACCGGAGTGCTCTGCGCTACCGTAGCAGCCGGTGCGACTGCCCCAGCACCCAGTAGGGTATTACCCGCAGCCTGTGGCTGTGTCACGTTCGCCGGTGAAGATGATTGGCTAGACGGTGCGGCAGAAGGGGCTGTTGTGGAAGAAGGAGGCGTTGACGGTGTCGCCGCGATAGTGGCGGAAAGATCGACTGGCGTTGCAGAAGGTGCCGTTGCAGAACTCGACGTCGCGGTTTCCTGCGGAGCGCTGTTATCCATCAGTGAAATGGACTGCCCTTCCGTTTGCGCCTGCACCGAACTGGCGTGATCGACCATGCTGTTGATCTCCGCCTGTTGAGCCTGATGGTTTTGCCACCACCATGCACCCGTTAGCCCCAGAACAACCAGCACGACCAGCCAGGTGATTGTCATCAACCAGCTATCACGCTTTTTGCGGTTTTTCTTCAGTGAAAAACTCTGCATCGGCGAAACCGAGATCGTTTTAGGCACAGCTTGTTTATCCACTATGGGAAGCAGGTCATCTTCGGGTAAATGAACCAGCTTGGCATAAGAACGGATATAGCCGCGCAGAAAGGTCGGTGCTAAATCAGCAGGCGTCGTACCGTCTTCAATATCACGAACGGTGGTGATTTTAAGGCACAAACGCTCGGCAATAGTTTGCTGAGTCAGCCCAAGGCGTTCACGCGCCTCACGCAGACGTTCACCGGGTAGTTTTGCTTCTGTTGTATTTTGGGTGGCTTCAGTATTCATTAGCTAAGAAATGCTGGTACTGTTTAGATTGTGGAAAACTTCGCGCCAGCACGTTGCCATAACGTTCTTTATCGCCATCATGGCCCGCTAACGCGGCGAAACGAATCTGTAACCATAAACTTTCGGCACTGGCCGGAAGACTATGCTGATAAATCTCAATCAGCAGTCGCGTTTGCTCACTTTTTCCGGCAGAAAACTGTTGGTTTGCTTCCGCCAGCAATGCGATGCCTTTCTTCGGGTCATATTTCAGCGCCCGACTTAATAAATTGCGTGCGTCATCAATCTGTCCAGCATTGAAAAAGCAGTATCCCGCATTTTCCAACGCATCAGCAACCTGACTGTAATCAGGAAGTTGTGCAGCCGCACTAAACTGTCGCTGCGCCGCTACATACTGCCCTAAACTACACAGAAACGCACCGTAATTATTCATGACGCTGCCATTTTCCGGTGCCATATTCAGCACCTGTTGATAACGCTGTTCGGCCAGACGGTTTTCACCTATCCGCTGTTCGTAAAGCGCCATCCCCAGTTGTGTTCGATAATCCTGTGGAGCAACCGCGACCGCCTTCTCAAGATTCTGCCGCGCCGAATCCAGATTATTGTGCGCCAGATACGCCAACCCCAACTGTAAGCGGGTTTGGGCGACCGCGGGATTTGTCGCCTCCTGAGGCGAATTCACACACCCCACCAGCAGCAATATCGCAAACAAGTTACTCAGCGGTGATAACGCTTTTCCATGTAATAAAAACAGTCCCTGCAATAGAGGCTCCGCCATCCCTGTTCCCTCGCGTTGTCATTTCTGACAAAGAGGTTACCTGAATACAAACAGAGTGGCAGTCAAGCCTTGCAACAACGCGGCACGCCTCGCAATTCGCCCACCATTGCCCTGAAAATGCCCCTGGCGAAACGACATCGGCGGCAAGGCGCTGGGTTAACGCTTCCGCATTAACCCGCACCATCTGTTATCAGACCGCTTTCACCGCGATAGGTTCACCGGCCATTTTCTTCTTCAACGTGCGCTTGGTTCTGTCCACGACTTCACCCGCCAACTGCCCGCAGGCAGCATCAATGTCATCCCCACGCGTTTTACGTACTATCGTCGTGAAACCATATTCCATCAGCACCTTGGAGAAACGGTCAACGCGGCTGTTTGAGCTGCGGCCATACGGCGCACCCGGGAACGGGTTCCACGGAATCAGGTTGATCTTGCACGGCGTATCTTTCAGGCATTCAGCCAGTTGATGCGCATGCTCGGTGCCGTCATTAATATGATCCAGCATCACATACTCAACCGTAACGCGCCCCTGATTCGCATTGGATTTCTCCAGATAACGACGCACTGCGCTCAGAAACATCTCGATATTGTATTTTTTGTTGATCGGCATGATTTCGTTACGAATATCGTCTGTCGGCGCATGAAGTGAAATCGCTAGCGCAACATCAATCATATCGCCCAGTTTATCCAATGCAGGCACCACGCCTGACGTAGACAGCGTCACACGGCGCTTAGACAAACCAAAGCCGAAGTCATCCAGCATAATTTCCATCGCTGGCACCACATTAGTCAGGTTCAACAGTGGTTCACCCATCCCCATCATTACCACGTTGGTGATCGGGCGCTGACCGGTGACTTTAAAGGCACCGATGATCTTCGCCGCGCGCCACACCTGGCCGATGATTTCCGATACGCGCAGGTTACGGTTAAAGCCCTGCTGCGCCGTTGAACAGAATTTGCACTCCAGCGCACAGCCGACCTGAGACGATACGCACAGCGTGGCACGATCTTCTTCTGGAATATAAACCGTTTCAACCCGCTGACCGCCCACCAGAATCGCCCACTTAATCGTGCCGTCGGAAGAGCGTTGTTCATCCACCACTTCAGGTGCGCGAATCTCAGCAATTTCCTGCAATTTGGAACGGAAAACTTTGTTGATATCCGTCATCTGATTGAAGTCATCACAGCAGTAGTGATAGATCCACTTCATGACCTGATCGGCGCGGAACGGTTTCTCCCCCATAGACATGAAGAGATCGCGCATTTGCTGACGGTTAAGATCAAGCAGGTTAATTTTTTCCGCACTGGTTTTAACGGATTGAGAAGCATCAGCAGATGCCGGGGAGAATTCAGACACGATAGTTTCAGACTCAGACACGATTTGCTTAGACATTGATAGATCCTGGCCTCGTTGTTACACGTTATGGCGCTAAAAAAGAGGGTTGAATTCGATGGTAATGACCAAAGAAATGCCCCGGGCAAGTGCAGGCTCATCCGGGGCGCAGCATTGTACAAAGTTTAAAACAGGTAAGCTACTATCACCGTTTTTTTTCTGTGTCATTGCATTAGCGTCGCGCACTGACTTGGTGAAAAAAGGGCAATATTATTAGTACTCACCTGCGATTACCCACGCAGAATTACGCGCGCGGGCAGATTTCGTCTTCGCTAAAGAAATAAGCAATTTCGCGCTGAGCAGATTCGATGGAATCGGAACCATGCACCGCGTTCGCCGTAAAGCTGTCCGCATAATCAGCACGCAGCGTTCCCGCTAGCGCGTTGGCTGGGTTGGTGGCACCCATGATGTCACGGTTACGTTGAACGGCGTTTTCACCTTCCAGGGCCTGCACCATGATCGGACCAGACATCATGAATTCAACCAGACCGTCAAAGAATGGCTTACCTTTATGCTCTGCGTAGAAACCTTCCGCCTGTTCACGGCTCAGGCGCAGCATTTTAGCCGCAACAATGGTAAAACCAGCGCTTTCAAAGCGTGCGTAAATCGCACCGATGGCATTCTTGGCAACCGCATTAGGTTTTACGATGGAGAAGGTACGTTCTATCGTCATATTGACCTCATTAACTAAACTGTCGGATTACAGCCGGATTATAAGAATTGTTTACCCAGCCGGTGAAAGTGGCGCAAATTATAGGGGTACTGGCCTTTATTGCCTACCAAGGAGATAACATTTTTATTAAAAAAATATTACCTCTTCTTTTATCTTCATTAACGATTCTATTCTCAATGACTGATGCCAATCAGGATGACTGGCCGCAATTAAAACAAGCATATACAAACAGTATCACCCAATAATCCATGACTTGTCGGATTAGGGAAAATCGCTGACAATGAATCTATCATTGCACATCGGGGCTGAATTCCTCAGCCCTAGCGTGGAGGATCTATGTCAGCATCGTCTTCTGATTTGCCCGTTTCTCATGAGCGGTTTGTCTGCGCAGACTGGCTTGCCAGCCACCTGAATGATAGCAACATCACGCTCATTGACGCCCGAATGCTACCGCCGGGTAACGATAGCCGCGATATTCATGCCGAATACCGCAACGGTCATTTGCCAGGCGCCGTTTTTTTTGACATTGAAGCCTTGTCCGACCACAGCACAGACCTGCCGCATATGATGCCAACTCGCGAAAATTTCGCACGCGCGATGGGTGAGCTGGGGATCGATAATCAGCAGCATCTGGTGATTTACGATGAAGGTAATCTCTTTTCCGCCCCCCGTGCGTGGTGGATGCTGCACACCTTCGGTGCCACATCACTTTCTATTCTGAGCGGCGGACTAGCAGGCTGGAAAGCGCAAGCCTTGCCAATGGAACAAGGCAATGTCATACGCAAGCCCGCCACGTTTCACGCCACACTGGATGAAAACGCGATTCGCTCACGTGATGACGTACTCTCAATCAGTCGGGATAAATCGGAACAGATTGTCGATGCCCGCCCCGCTCCGCGCTTTCATGCCGAAGTGGACGAACCGCGCCCCGGTCTGCATCGTGGCCATATTCCCGGTAGCTTGAACGTACCGTGGACCGATTTAGTGAATAACGGGACGCTGAAGCCCAATGCCGAACTGGCGACCATTCTGCATAAGCACGGCGTGGATTTCACTCGTCCTATCGTCGCTAGCTGTGGGTCTGGCGTGACAGCGTCCGTCGTAGTATTAGCGCTGACGCAGTTAAATGTCCCTAATGTGACGTTATACGATGGGTCGTGGAGCGACTGGGGTAGCCGCGATGATGTCCCGATTGCACGCGATTAATGCTGGGTGAGATTGCATTTAACCGCGAATGACGGTCAAGTGCAGAGCAGGCAACAGCGGAAGAAGCGTAATCCGCTGTCGCCGTCATGCCGATTACGCGTTGCCGGTAGCCTTAAACTCCCGCAGGAAACTACCCCACTTGCGCTCGTAGAACGGCGTGGTGTGTTTAATCATGTAATGGCTGATGCCCGGCTCGCCGTCCTTCACCAGACATAGATCGACAGGACGCTCGTCCGGTAAGGTATCACTAGCGACGCTGCCCGCTTCACGAATGATGGTTTCCTCATCCTGATCGACATCAATACCAATCAATAGGTGCGGCTGTTCTTCACCGGGCTCCTGAATCTGTGCCAAAAATGCCCGTTTTACCTGGCGATGCTTGGCAAACAGTTGCGTCAGGGAGTCAATCATCTGTGCTGGCATCTCGGCTGGCTGACTCAGCATCACCTGCATATCTTCTTCAACAACGCGCTGCTGAACAAATCCATTGCCTTCGCCAGACAGAATATGTTCAATTTCCTGCGGCAAAAATTCTTTGCCATACGGCAACTTAGGATTAAGGAACAGCGTGACACCCTGCGTCATTTCAAACAACGACCGCACTGGCAGTGCCAGAAAAGGCGCTTCTTCCGTAATCACACTCTGTAACGCTTCCAGAGAAGAAAAGAAAGGAATGGCGGATGAACCATCGTCTTTTTCCCAGTGCTGGATGTTCACATTACTGCCCGCATGCAACACCACCTCATCGGATTCATCTCCGTCATCGGTACTGCCCAGCACAAACACCGTAGCTTCCATCAGTTCACTGAAAAATTCAGGACGATGCGCTGGCTCCGTTGCGGCCAGAATCAGCACTTCTTCCAGTTTGTTACGTGGCGAAAACTCCATACTTTCCTCAACATGATTACGTTAAAAGCCGGCACGTTGAGAGCCGGCTTTATTTCTCAAAACATTCTGTACATGGCAGACAAACCTGAAGCGACTACTTGGCGTTGCTCAGCAGGAGATTCGCCAATGTGCGAACACCAAGCCCGGTCGCGCCTGTCGCCCACTGTTCTACCGCACTTTTGCGGTACGTCGCAGAACAGTCAATGTGCAGCCAACCCTGCTGATAATTTTTCACAAAATGCGACAGGAAAGCGGCTGCCGTACTGGCACCAGCGGTGTGTGCACCACTGGCAATATTATTCAGATCGGCAAAGCTGGACGGCAGATGGCTGCGGTGGAACTCTTCCAGCGGCAGACGCCAGAACGGCTCATTTTCTTCTTTCGCACTTTCCTGCAATGCCGCCACCAGCTCATCATCAAAGCTGAACAGCGCGTGATAATCGTTGCCCAGCGCCATTTTCGCTGCGCCCGTCAACGTGGCACAGTCGATAATCCACTGCGGATTCTGCTCGGAGGCATCGATCAGGCCATCTGCCAGTACCAGACGTCCTTCCGCATCAGTATTCATCACTTCAACCGTTTTGCCGTTGCGGTAGCGAATAATATCGCCCAGACGGAACGCATTACCGCTCACCATGTTGTCTGCACAGCACAGGTACAGCTTCACGCGCTGTTGCAAACCACGTGACGCCGCCAGCGCCAGTGAACCTGTCAAGGTGGCAGCGCCGCCCATGTCCGACTTCATAGAATCCATAGACCCGCTAGGTTTCAGGCTGTAGCCGCCGGTATCAAACGTAATACCTTTACCCACCAGGCAGGCGAACACTGGCGCATCCGGGTTACCCGTCGGGTTATAGTCCAGCGCCAGCAGCACTGGCTGACGTTCAGAACCGCGACCGACCGTGTGCAGACCGGCATAGTCCTGTTCGCGCAGATCTTCACCTTTGGTGATGCGGTAGCTGACAGCATCACACGCCACATCACACAACAGGTCGACCGCACGGGTCGCTAACTGCTCTGGCCCCAGATCTTCAGCAGGCAGATTGATGGTGTCACGAACCCAATCCACAATTTTCAGGCGGTCGTTCAGCTCTTTCTTGTCGGCATCGTTCAGTTCAGCCCATTCAACCGTTCTTTGCCCTTTCGGCCCGCGATACCCCTGCCAGAATGCCCAACTGTTTGCCAGGTCCCAACCTTCCCCCGCGAGCTTAACGTGTTTAATCCCCTGCCCGTCAATTTTACGGGCGGCACGCTGGATCGTTGCCTGCGCAGCTTTGCCATTCAGTGGCGTCGTCCCAACATGAATGGTAAAACCCTGCTCATTCACACTCAGCGTCGCTTTTTCTCCCCAGCGTGCGTCAGCAGGTTGGGGGGAGAGTGAAATCAGCATGGTATTGTTCGTCATAGTGCTTCTCCGATAATAGGTATTCCTGCCACTTTTCATGTTTGCAGGTGCTTTTCATATTTGCAGATAAGTAAACGATGCATGATGACATGAAAATGTTACGAATTTTGGCACGAAAATAAAACGGGCCACCCGCCTAATACCAGTCACGTAAGCCTCATATTAGGAGAAACACGGGGATGAGGTTCCCGCAGGGATACCTCGCCCCATGGTCGCTCCGTGTATCTCGGTTCTCAAACGATCGGCATTAACCAGGCAGCCCCGTCATATTACTTAGTCGGCTTCATCTAACCAGACCAGCAGGATCGCTTCCAGAATTTTTTCATTGGAGGCATCTGGTCGGTCATCAAATTCATCCAGTTCGCAGATCCACTGATGCATATCCGTGAAACGTACAGTTTTCGGATCGAGATCGGGAAACTGGTCGTAAAGCGCTTCGCCGATCGCCCGGCTGTCCGTCCATTTTAGTCCCATAACGGTTCCTATCTATTCAGATCAATGCTCACGCGCATGGTTGATCGTATAGCGCGGGATCTCGACGACCAGATCGTCCCCGGCGATACGCGCCTGGCAACCCAGACGACTTTCCGGCTCCAGCCCCCAGGCTTTATCCAGCATATCGTCTTCTTCTTCCGTACTTTCCGCTAGCGAATCAAAGCCTTCGCGCACGATACAGTGACACGTGGTGCAGGCACAGGATTTCTCGCAGGCATGTTCAACGTCAATTCCGTTACGCAAGGCCACTTCCAGAATACTTTCGCCGCGTTCCGCTTCCAAAACCGCGCCTTCAGGACACAGATCCTGATGCGGTAAAAAAACTATCTTAGGCATGTTACACCTCATCCACTGAATGGCCTGCCAGCGCGAGACGGATAGAGGCATCCATACGGCGGGCGGCAAATTCCTGGGTTTGTTGATCGACTGTTTTAATCGCGGCTTCAATTGCCACGGGATCGCTTCCCTGCATCATTGTATGCAGATGTTCGGATGCCGCGACAATGACGCCTTTTTCGTCATTGCTCAATAATTCTGCGTCAGCCGCCAGCGCAGTTTGCAAACTTTCCAGCACGCGTGCCGCCTCCACTTTTTGCTCTGCCAAACGACGTGCGCCGACATCTTCCTTCGCGTTCAACATCGAATCGGTGATCATCGTGGCAATTTCCGTGTCGCTCAAACCGTATGACGGTTTAACCTGAATGGATGCCTCAACGCCTGTCGATTTTTCCATTGCCGTCACGCTCAGCAGGCCATCCGCATCAACCTGAAAAGTCACGCGAATATGAGCCCCACCAGCAGGCAACGGCGGCAGACCGCGCAGCGAAAAGCGCGCCAGCGAGCGGCAATCCGCTACCATTTCGCGCTCGCCCTGCAAGACATGGATCATCATGCCACTCTGGCCGTCTTTAAACGTCGTGAATTCTTGCGCGCGGGCAACGGGGATCGTGGTATTGCGTGGAATAATTTTTTCCACCAGCCCCCCCATCGTTTCCAGTCCCAGCGACAAAGGGATCACGTCCAGCAGCAGCATTTCGCTATCTGGCTTGTTGCCCACCAGAATATCCGCCTGGATCGCCGCACCGATCGCCACAACCTTGTCTGGATCGATCGAGGTCAGCGGTGTACGACTCAAAAATGCTCCCACTTGCTCACGCACCAGCGGAACACGGGTAGATCCACCGACCATCACCACTTCCTGCACATCTTCTGCCGTCAGCCCCGCATCTTTCAGCGTGCGGCGACAGGATAGCAACGTGCGTTTCACCAGCGGAGCAATCAATGCATCGAACTGTTCACGGGTGATAGTCCCCTGCCAACCAGCAACATCCACACATACCGCATCAGCGCTGCTGAGCCCAATCTTGGCTTTCACTGCCGCGTCGCGAAATGCATGATCCAACTGGCGATCGTCACGATCGTGAACACGGGCCTGCTCACGCAGCCACTCTGCCAGCAGATGATCGAAATCATCACCGCCCAGCGCAGAATCGCCGCCAGTCGCCAGCACTTCAAAGACGCCACGGCTTAAGCGCAGAATGGAAATATCAAAGGTGCCGCCGCCCAGATCGTAAATGGCGATCACGCCTTCTTTACCGGAATCCAGCCCGTAGGCAATCGCCGCCGCGGTTGGCTCGTTGAGCAGACGTAATACGTGCAGTCCAGCCAAACGCGCCGCATCTTTGGTACCCTGACGCTGTGCGTCATCGAAATAGGCAGGGACGGTAATCACCACGCCATCAGGCACACCGCCTAGCGCCGCTTCCGCACGCGCAGCCAGTGCGGACAAGATATCCGCCGATACCTGCACAGGGTTGAGGTTGCCAGCGGGAGTCTGAATCAGCGGCAAGCCGTTATCGCTGGCATGAAAACGATAGGGTAAATGGGGGTAACGCTGCTGAATGTCGGCCAGAGAACGCCCCATCAGGCGTTTGACTGAACTGACCGTGTTTTCCAGATCGTGAGCGGCATTGTCACGTGCTTGCCAGCCGACGCTGTGGCCATCGTGACGATAGTGGACAACTGACGGCAGCAGATCGCGTCCGTCGCCATCCGCCAGCGTTTGGGCTTCGCCGCTGCGCACGGTGGCAACGAGCGAATGGGTGGTGCCTAAATCAATACCAGCGGCCAGACGTCGCTGGTGCGGTGCGGCACTAAGGCCAGGCTCACTAATTTGTAATAAGGCCATATTGAGCTTCCATCAATTGGCTGGCGAAAAAATCCGTATGGTAATCACCACTAGATTTACCGCCGGATTAACGAGTTATCTATCCAGCAATTGTTCTTCGAGTTCTTCAACCTGTTGCTGGAGCTTGTCTAAAAAGCGTAGCTTGCGCACGGTGTCCGCAGCGTCTGTCCACGTCTCATTATCGAGTTCATCACGCATGTGAGAATGACGTGTGGCGATCGCGGCCTGCAAACGCTCGGCGAAGGCCGCCAGCGCATCATCCGCATCGGATCGCCGCGAAATCGACTCTAACTCTTCGCGCAGTTCAAGCTGTTCCATCAGGAATGCGGTGTCACGCATCGTATGCTGTTCGTTGTTCACATCAAAACCGTGCAGTGACAGCATGTACTCCGCGCGTTTCAGCGGATGCTTTAGCGCCTGATAGGCGTTATTGATCGTCGCCGCCTGCTGTACCGCCAGCATACGCTCGCGCTCAGGGCTGGCAGCATAACGGTCAGGATGGAACTGCCGTTGCAAGTCCTGAAACCGGGATGCAAGCAGGCCACCATCCACATCATAGCGAATAGGCAGCCCGAATAACGTAAAGTAATCCATAGTGGTACTCTGGGAGTTCTGGGTAGCGGCACTTGCCATTCGTTAATAGCATGCTCACTACCCAAGAGAGGTCAGACGTTGAAACTTTCGCCGCAACCACATTCGCCGGTAATGTTAGGATTATTGAACTTAAAGCCTTCGTTCAACCCTTCCTTGACGAAATCCAACTCGGTTCCGTCAAGATAAACCAGGCTTTTGCCATCCACGATGACCTTGACGCCTTTGTCTTCAAAGACTGTGTCACCGTCGTTCAAATCATCCACAAACTCCAGCACATACGCCATACCAGAGCAGCCGGATGTACGCACGCCAAGACGCAGTCCAAGGCCTTTGCCCCGGTTTGCGATGAAAGCGCTCACGCGTTGTGCCGCACTTTCACTCAGAGAAATCGACATACTGTTACCTCGATCGTTCGCCAGCTCGACGGGATCAGGCACCGAGAACCACGGTGCCCCCGACGAGTTCAGCCGCAGAGATTACTGCGCGTCGCGTTTACTTTTGTAATCCGCAATCGCTGCCTTGATAGCGTCTTCTGCCAGAATGGAGCAGTGGATCTTCACTGGCGGTAGCTCAAGCTCTTCGGCAATCTGCGTGTTCTTAATCGCTTCAGCTTCATTCAGCGATTTGCCTTTTACCCACTCAGTGACCAGCGAGCTGGAGGCAATAGCAGAACCACAACCGTATGTCTTGAAGCGGGCATCTTCGATGATACCCTCATTGTTGACTTTTATCTGCAACTTCATCACATCGCCGCACGCTGGCGCGCCGACCATGCCACTGCCGATAGAAGGATCGGCGTTGTCAAACGAACCCACGTTGCGTGGATTTTCGTAGTGATCAATTACTTTTTCGCTGTAAGCCATGATAGTCGTCCCCGATCTGGTGAATTAATGATGTGCCCATTCGATGCTGCTGATATCCACGCCCTGCTTGAACATTTCCCACAACGGAGAAAGATCGCGCAGACGGCCGATGGATTTACGTACCAGCTCGATGGTGTAGTCGATCTCTTCTTCGGTGGTAAAACGCCCCAGCGAGAAACGGATCGAGCTATGTGCCAGCTCATCATTCATGCCCAACGCACGTAACACGTAGGAGGGCTCCAGACTAGCCGACGTACAGGCAGAACCGGACGATACCGCCAGATCCTTGAGCGCCATAATCAACGATTCACCCTCAACATAGTTGAAGCTGACGTTCAGGATGTTAGGCACGCCCTGCTCGATATCACCATTCAGATAGACTTCTTCAATATCATTAATACCGTTCCACAGACGATCGCGCAGCGCACGCAGGCGATCCATTTCTGCGGTCATCCCTTCTTTCGCGATGCGGTAGGCTTCGCCCATACCGACAATCTGATGCACAGGCAAGGTGCCAGAACGCATACCGCGCTCATGGCCACCGCCGTGCATCTGCGCTTCAAGGCGAATACGGGGTTTACGACGAACATACAGTGCTCCGATCCCTTTCGGCCCATAGATTTTATGGCCGGAGAAAGACATCAGATCCACTTTTAACTGACTGAGATCGATAGGCAGTTTACCTACGCTCTGCGTGGCATCGACATGGAATACGATACCGCGGCTACGGCACATCTCACCGATGGCTGCGATATCCTGCACAACGCCAATTTCGTTGTTAACGTGCATGATGGAAACCAGAATGGTGTCCTCACGCATTGCGGCTTCAAGTTCAGTCAGGTCGATAATACCGTTACGCTGCGGTGCCAAGTAAGTGACATCGAAACCTTCACGTTCAAGCTGACGACAGGTATCCAGCACGGCTTTGTGTTCAGTCT contains these protein-coding regions:
- the pilW gene encoding type IV pilus biogenesis/stability protein PilW, which translates into the protein MAEPLLQGLFLLHGKALSPLSNLFAILLLVGCVNSPQEATNPAVAQTRLQLGLAYLAHNNLDSARQNLEKAVAVAPQDYRTQLGMALYEQRIGENRLAEQRYQQVLNMAPENGSVMNNYGAFLCSLGQYVAAQRQFSAAAQLPDYSQVADALENAGYCFFNAGQIDDARNLLSRALKYDPKKGIALLAEANQQFSAGKSEQTRLLIEIYQHSLPASAESLWLQIRFAALAGHDGDKERYGNVLARSFPQSKQYQHFLANEY
- a CDS encoding bifunctional tRNA (adenosine(37)-C2)-methyltransferase TrmG/ribosomal RNA large subunit methyltransferase RlmN, coding for MSKQIVSESETIVSEFSPASADASQSVKTSAEKINLLDLNRQQMRDLFMSMGEKPFRADQVMKWIYHYCCDDFNQMTDINKVFRSKLQEIAEIRAPEVVDEQRSSDGTIKWAILVGGQRVETVYIPEEDRATLCVSSQVGCALECKFCSTAQQGFNRNLRVSEIIGQVWRAAKIIGAFKVTGQRPITNVVMMGMGEPLLNLTNVVPAMEIMLDDFGFGLSKRRVTLSTSGVVPALDKLGDMIDVALAISLHAPTDDIRNEIMPINKKYNIEMFLSAVRRYLEKSNANQGRVTVEYVMLDHINDGTEHAHQLAECLKDTPCKINLIPWNPFPGAPYGRSSNSRVDRFSKVLMEYGFTTIVRKTRGDDIDAACGQLAGEVVDRTKRTLKKKMAGEPIAVKAV
- the rodZ gene encoding cytoskeleton protein RodZ translates to MNTEATQNTTEAKLPGERLREARERLGLTQQTIAERLCLKITTVRDIEDGTTPADLAPTFLRGYIRSYAKLVHLPEDDLLPIVDKQAVPKTISVSPMQSFSLKKNRKKRDSWLMTITWLVVLVVLGLTGAWWWQNHQAQQAEINSMVDHASSVQAQTEGQSISLMDNSAPQETATSSSATAPSATPVDLSATIAATPSTPPSSTTAPSAAPSSQSSSPANVTQPQAAGNTLLGAGAVAPAATVAQSTPVSATHALVMTFTADCWLEVTDASGKKLFSGMQRNGGTLNLDGQSPYKLKIGAPAALQIQFQGKSVDLSQFVRSSQVARLTLTAE
- the ispG gene encoding flavodoxin-dependent (E)-4-hydroxy-3-methylbut-2-enyl-diphosphate synthase, translating into MHNAAPITRRKSTRIYVGKVPVGDGAPIAVQSMTNTRTTDVEATVNQIKALERVGVDIVRVSVPTMDAAEAFKLIKQQVNVPLVADIHFDYRIALKVAEYGVDCLRINPGNIGNEERIRSVVDCARYYNIPIRIGVNGGSLEKDIQEKYGEPTPEALLESAMRHVDILDRLNFDQFKVSVKASDVFLAVQSYRLLAARIDQPLHLGITEAGGARSGAVKSAIGLGLLLSEGIGDTLRISLAADPVEEVKVGFDILKSLRIRARGINFIACPTCSRQEFDVIGTVNALEQRLEDLITPMDVSIIGCVVNGPGEALVSTIGVTGGHNKSGFYEDGVRQRERFDNEQMIDQLEAKIRAKASMMDENQRITVNLVDK
- the ndk gene encoding nucleoside-diphosphate kinase; its protein translation is MTIERTFSIVKPNAVAKNAIGAIYARFESAGFTIVAAKMLRLSREQAEGFYAEHKGKPFFDGLVEFMMSGPIMVQALEGENAVQRNRDIMGATNPANALAGTLRADYADSFTANAVHGSDSIESAQREIAYFFSEDEICPRA
- the sseA gene encoding 3-mercaptopyruvate sulfurtransferase; translated protein: MSASSSDLPVSHERFVCADWLASHLNDSNITLIDARMLPPGNDSRDIHAEYRNGHLPGAVFFDIEALSDHSTDLPHMMPTRENFARAMGELGIDNQQHLVIYDEGNLFSAPRAWWMLHTFGATSLSILSGGLAGWKAQALPMEQGNVIRKPATFHATLDENAIRSRDDVLSISRDKSEQIVDARPAPRFHAEVDEPRPGLHRGHIPGSLNVPWTDLVNNGTLKPNAELATILHKHGVDFTRPIVASCGSGVTASVVVLALTQLNVPNVTLYDGSWSDWGSRDDVPIARD